A stretch of the Archangium violaceum genome encodes the following:
- a CDS encoding tRNA(His) guanylyltransferase Thg1 family protein, protein MNPNDFETRMREGEFFHSLRLLRGAWCVLRVDGRGFSRFTEGRYEKPFDATLHQQMVRTASALVEELQGVYAYTESDEISVLFRPDWSLFDREVEKLVSISAGLASATFTHVAGVPAVFDSRVWMGVGESAVVDYFRWRQADATRCALHGWCYWTLRKEGQSVAQASRALHGRSVGFKNELLFQRGINFNELPLWQRRGTGISWERYEKEGVDPRNGQTVRTWRRRLRVDESLPMKEEYDAYVRERMRAPAP, encoded by the coding sequence ATGAATCCGAACGACTTCGAGACGCGGATGCGTGAGGGCGAGTTCTTCCACTCGCTGCGGCTGCTGCGCGGGGCGTGGTGCGTGCTGCGGGTGGATGGGCGGGGCTTCTCGCGCTTCACCGAGGGGCGCTACGAGAAGCCCTTCGACGCCACGCTGCACCAGCAGATGGTGCGCACGGCCTCGGCGCTGGTGGAGGAGCTGCAGGGCGTCTACGCGTACACCGAGAGCGATGAGATCTCCGTCCTCTTCCGGCCGGACTGGTCGCTCTTCGACCGGGAGGTGGAGAAGCTGGTGTCCATCTCCGCGGGTCTGGCGAGCGCGACGTTCACGCACGTGGCGGGAGTGCCGGCGGTGTTCGACAGCCGGGTGTGGATGGGCGTGGGCGAGAGCGCGGTGGTGGACTACTTCCGCTGGAGGCAGGCGGACGCGACCCGCTGCGCGCTGCACGGCTGGTGCTACTGGACGCTGCGCAAGGAGGGCCAGAGCGTGGCGCAGGCCTCGCGGGCGCTGCACGGCAGGTCGGTGGGCTTCAAGAACGAGCTCCTCTTCCAGCGGGGCATCAACTTCAACGAGTTGCCACTCTGGCAGCGCCGGGGCACGGGCATCTCCTGGGAGCGGTACGAGAAGGAGGGCGTGGATCCACGCAATGGCCAGACGGTGCGCACCTGGCGCCGGAGGCTGCGCGTGGACGAGTCCCTCCCGATGAAGGAGGAGTACGACGCCTACGTCCGCGAACGGATGCGTGCCCCGGCTCCGTGA
- a CDS encoding transglutaminase domain-containing protein: MDTPPANKGKTFLELFLVLFAAMCCCGFLGLYWLASRDVHSHTPLTDTAQPLESIGSRSLHLGMVLVPSSTPPGEARLYEWRAESLDPPEYRLGYGLGSSLASALEREHRAYGRKMHFRQLSRTRFTYQAPPECQADMRCIYAELMRSNAEPVRELGKRFVQHIHTQRLDPVAAAELIITFVQRIHYAEPEGEPFGILPPALVAAQDQGDCDSKAVLAMMLLRQAGIDAAILYSDPLSHAAVGVALPVRGPPIRLGDRVYRYAELTTEGWPLGMIPPQHDKPHLWKALPPPPELPGEPDPELEASE; this comes from the coding sequence GTGGACACCCCGCCAGCCAACAAGGGAAAGACGTTCCTCGAGCTCTTCCTCGTCCTCTTCGCCGCCATGTGCTGCTGCGGCTTCCTCGGGCTGTACTGGCTCGCCTCCCGGGACGTGCACTCGCACACCCCCCTCACGGACACGGCCCAGCCGCTCGAGTCCATTGGCTCCCGGAGTCTCCACCTCGGCATGGTCCTCGTCCCCTCCTCCACTCCGCCGGGCGAGGCCCGGCTCTATGAGTGGCGCGCCGAGTCGCTCGATCCCCCGGAGTACCGGTTGGGCTACGGCCTGGGCAGCTCCCTCGCGAGCGCGCTCGAGCGCGAGCACCGGGCGTACGGCCGCAAGATGCATTTCCGTCAGCTCAGCCGGACCCGCTTCACGTACCAGGCCCCACCCGAGTGCCAGGCGGACATGCGCTGCATCTACGCCGAGCTGATGCGCAGCAACGCCGAACCCGTGCGCGAGCTGGGCAAACGCTTCGTCCAGCACATCCACACGCAGCGGCTCGACCCGGTGGCGGCCGCCGAGCTCATCATCACCTTCGTCCAGCGCATCCACTACGCGGAGCCCGAGGGCGAGCCCTTCGGCATCCTCCCGCCGGCGCTCGTCGCCGCGCAGGACCAGGGCGACTGCGACTCCAAGGCCGTGCTCGCGATGATGTTGCTGCGCCAGGCGGGCATCGACGCGGCCATCCTCTACTCGGACCCGCTCTCACACGCCGCCGTGGGCGTGGCCCTGCCCGTGCGCGGTCCCCCCATCCGCCTCGGAGACCGCGTGTACCGCTACGCGGAGCTCACCACCGAGGGGTGGCCCCTCGGGATGATCCCTCCCCAACACGACAAGCCACACCTGTGGAAGGCCCTGCCCCCCCCGCCGGAGCTGCCCGGCGAGCCGGACCCGGAGCTGGAGGCGTCCGAGTAG
- a CDS encoding DUF350 domain-containing protein translates to MNLLLVAVGLSKVLFGGLVAALGIWLAFRGLNRLLDTDPTRDLREGNVAAGVVHAASLLALGLLAQNAVNATFDAVDLTFRGSLPRPGMLVQLTVFALMHVGVSLLVGTGVLALGVLLFDKMTPGVDELAEVRRGNVALALVLAAILLVIALLTAPGLQATLNGLIPFPELPPSTFRAPT, encoded by the coding sequence ATGAACCTGCTCCTCGTCGCCGTCGGGCTGTCCAAGGTGCTCTTCGGCGGACTGGTGGCCGCGCTCGGCATCTGGCTCGCCTTCCGCGGCCTCAACCGGCTCCTCGACACGGATCCAACCCGGGACCTGCGCGAGGGCAACGTCGCGGCGGGCGTCGTCCATGCCGCCAGCCTGCTCGCGCTCGGGCTGCTGGCGCAGAACGCGGTGAACGCCACCTTCGACGCGGTGGACCTCACCTTCCGCGGCTCCCTCCCGCGGCCGGGAATGCTGGTGCAGCTCACCGTGTTCGCCCTCATGCACGTGGGCGTGTCCCTCCTCGTGGGCACGGGCGTGCTCGCCCTGGGGGTGCTCCTGTTCGACAAGATGACGCCTGGCGTGGACGAGCTCGCCGAGGTGCGCCGCGGCAACGTGGCGCTCGCGCTCGTGCTGGCCGCCATCCTCCTCGTCATCGCCCTGCTCACCGCGCCGGGCCTCCAGGCCACCCTCAACGGCCTCATCCCCTTCCCCGAGCTCCCGCCCTCGACGTTCCGCGCCCCCACCTGA